One segment of Ipomoea triloba cultivar NCNSP0323 chromosome 12, ASM357664v1 DNA contains the following:
- the LOC115998033 gene encoding probable tyrosine-protein kinase DDB_G0283397 — protein MCLPASSYMYIYQVYSRGEEQYEITSLTTRYNYKVDVYSFAIIFWEMLTNRTPYHGQTNTAITQAVIQNERPSVEGFGIPKDILDILNMCWADDPLKRPDFWEVSEMIEDLLNLIDPGWDDLPAARTSGPDQATKLCDPSSISTNLCSCCYLSVQPNPSCSCSSCSCPSCSCPSCSCFPSCFS, from the exons ATGTGTCTGCCTGCAtcatcatatatgtatatatatcaggTGTATAGTAGGGGGGAGGAGCAGTATGAAATCACAAGTTTAACGACGAGATACAATTATAAGGTGGATGTATATAGTTTCGCTATTATTTTCTGGGAGATGCTCACAAACAGGACTCCTTACCATGGCCAGACTAACACCGCTATTACACAAGCTGTAATCCAG AACGAGAGGCCTAGCGTGGAAGGGTTTGGTATTCCAAAAGATATTCTTGACATACTGAACATGTGCTGGGCAGATGATCCACTAAAACGACCAGATTTTTGGGAAGTCTCAGAAATGATAGAAGATCTCCTGAACCTAATTGACCCTGGTTGGGACGACTTACCGGCTGCCAGAACTAGCGGACCCGATCAGGCCACAAAGTTGTGTGACCCCTCGAGTATCAGCACAAATCTATGCTCTTGTTGTTATCTTTCTGTCCAGCCAAACCCGAGCTGCTCTTGTTCTAGCTGCTCTTGTCCTAGCTGCTCTTGTCCTAGCTGCTCCTGTTTTCCTAGTTGTTTTTCTTAG
- the LOC116000103 gene encoding scarecrow-like protein 15, whose product MKVPVSSNENWNSGAGNGWYEPKSVLELRRSPSPVLDQKAAPAGNFDVSDDPLELADNLLTNFEDWDSFMKELGLQDDRKPDNHHNLLFAPSELTHHQSELTHSPEFVPSDFNFSSQFQGNDNISSFDENWSVGFDFIDELIQLAECFDSNAVQLAQAILPQLNQKLSSGAGNPLRRAAFYFKEALQSLLTGSTRSGSSSFEVIQTIKAYKIFSNISPIPMFSSFTANQAMLEAVDGAMLVHVIDFDIGFGSHWASFMKELADKAELSHTKPPILRVTALVPEEYAVESRLIRENLAQFARELNIGLDVDFVLIRTFELLSFKAIKFIDGEKIVVLLSPAIFRRVGSGQFAADLRRVSPHVVVHVDSEGVVGPGPSSFRQTVIEGLEFYSGVLESLEAASVAGGGDWVKKIENFVLFPKIVEMVRAAGAGGMTWKEAFVAAGFRPVGLSQFADFQANFLLGRVQIGGFHVAKRHAEMLLCWHDRALVATSAWR is encoded by the coding sequence ATGAAAGTGCCCGTTTCTTCAAATGAAAACTGGAATTCTGGCGCCGGGAACGGGTGGTACGAGCCCAAATCCGTTCTTGAGCTCCGGCGAAGCCCCAGCCCGGTTCTCGACCAAAAGGCGGCGCCGGCGGGGAACTTCGATGTCTCCGACGATCCTCTTGAGCTGGCTGATAATTTGCTGACTAATTTCGAAGATTGGGACTCTTTTATGAAGGAATTGGGTTTGCAAGACGACAGAAAGCCCGATAATCATCATAATCTCCTCTTCGCCCCCTCCGAGTTGACTCACCATCAGTCCGAGTTGACTCACTCGCCGGAGTTTGTGCCTTCCGATTTCAATTTCTCCTCACAGTTCCAGGGAAATGATAATATTAGTTCGTTTGATGAAAACTGGAGCGTTGGATTTGATTTCATCGACGAGTTGATCCAACTCGCAGAGTGTTTCGACTCGAACGCCGTCCAGCTCGCGCAGGCGATTCTGCCGCAGCTTAATCAGAAGCTGAGTTCCGGCGCCGGAAACCCGCTCCGGCGAGCTGCGTTCTATTTCAAGGAAGCGCTTCAGTCCCTACTCACTGGGTCAACTCGCTCGGGTTCGAGTTCTTTTGAGGTTATTCAGACTATTAAAGCTTATAAGATCTTCTCCAATATTTCTCCTATTCCCATGTTCTCCAGCTTCACGGCTAACCAAGCCATGCTGGAAGCCGTCGACGGCGCAATGCTCGTCCACGTCATCGACTTCGATATCGGCTTCGGCTCCCACTGGGCTTCCTTCATGAAGGAGCTAGCCGATAAAGCCGAGTTGAGCCACACCAAGCCGCCGATTCTCCGCGTCACGGCTCTAGTTCCCGAGGAGTACGCCGTGGAGTCGCGGCTGATCAGAGAGAATTTGGCTCAGTTTGCGCGGGAACTGAACATCGGCTTGGATGTGGATTTTGTGCTGATCCGTACATTCGAGTTGTTATCTTTCAAAGCTATTAAGTTCATAGACGGGGAAAAGATCGTCGTTTTGTTATCTCCGGCGATTTTccgacgggtcgggtcgggtcaattcGCCGCCGATCTCCGTCGGGTGTCTCCGCACGTGGTGGTGCACGTGGACAGTGAAGGGGTGGTGGGGCCCGGACCGTCGTCTTTCCGGCAGACGGTGATTGAAGGGCTGGAGTTTTACTCCGGCGTCTTGGAGTCTCTGGAGGCGGCGAGCGTCGCCGGCGGCGGAGATTGGGTtaagaaaattgagaatttcGTGTTGTTTCCGAAGATTGTGGAGATGGTTAGGGCTGCCGGCGCCGGCGGGATGACGTGGAAGGAGGCTTTTGTGGCGGCGGGGTTCCGGCCGGTGGGTTTGAGCCAATTTGCTGATTTTCAGGCTAACTTCTTGCTTGGGAGAGTGCAGATTGGAGGGTTCCACGTGGCAAAGAGACACGCGGAGATGTTGCTTTGTTGGCATGATAGGGCCCTCGTCGCCACGTCAGCTTGGAGGTGA
- the LOC115998812 gene encoding serine/threonine-protein kinase STY46-like: protein MGTGGSKSSEPVVETREDIIHRIEKEVNAFELDNTKLKYGYLIDRGEHVNVFDGTYMDKPVAIKVMKDFPNAKERFEREIQLISAVDCEDIVKFIGFTREPSMAIVSEMMKGGSLQMHLWNIRPYTPDLRDTFVILIRIARAMAYLHDNGIIHRDLKPSSILLSESKKSAKLGDIGLWREGLEGDFSADVGSIQGMAPEVGS from the exons ATGGGTACTGGAGGTAGTAAAAGCAGTGAACCTGTGGTTGAGACCAGAGAAGATATAATTCACAGAATTGAGAAAGAGGTGAACGCATTTGAGCTCGATAATACCAAGCTCAAATATGGATATCTAATCGATCGTGGTGAGCACGTCAACGTTTTCGATGGAAC ATATATGGACAAACCTGTTGCCATAAAAGTAATGAAGGATTTCCCAAATGCGAAAGAGAGATTTGAGAGGGAGATCCAGCTGATTTCTGCGGTCGACTGTGAAGACATTGTGaag TTTATTGGGTTCACCAGGGAACCATCCATGGCAATAGTTTCAGAAATGATGAAAGGAGGTTCACTTCAAATGCACTTATGGAACATCAGACCATACACCCCAGATCTCAGAGACACTTTCGTTATTTTAATAAGAATCGCTCGCGCAATGGCATATTTGCATGATAATGGCATCATTCATCGCGACTTGAAGCCCA GTTCTATTCTCCTATCAGAAAGCAAGAAGAGCGCGAAGCTTGGGGACATTGGGTTGTGGCGGGAGGGTCTGGAAGGTGATTTTTCTGCTGATGTTGGAAGCATTCAAGGGATGGCTCCTGAGGtaggtagctag
- the LOC115999195 gene encoding vicilin-like seed storage protein At2g18540 isoform X1, producing the protein MLSIIYIYAQVHKVMGQSNLSTHMKRSTVEYNLSSSARTRSRKIEGKRKVSNKETLIVSLSAVKEAEEEEERQAGCPTPWPYLVKKGERKTTVKTENGEVSTVRISDGIANGWYHIEFITLEPNSVFLPVLLQSDMVFYVHTGSGWISWTDDDKTKKVELRGGDIYRLRPGTLFYIESSLEMERQKLRINALFANAETDLHEPAATGPYTSIRNLILGFDRTVLEAAFGISGEPIEELVSSPDPGAIVHGFSNEKKTTVVVFEFMKAIFGSSNIFQSQSNKKKTKTYNVFSHDPDFENCNGWSTVVSKKQLSALKDLDVSVFMVNLAKGSMMGPHWNPRATELGICLDGPGIVRVVCSSTAKQTGCKNMIFYVEEGDVFAVPRFHPMAQMAFNNHSFVFMGFSTSAKKNHPQYLAGKASALRTLPRDVVAVSFGASNETMDLVLDKQHEAIILDCTSCAEEEFRILTEEIEKAKEEARKKKEEEERKREEEEKRAEEEEAKKEEAAREKEAKEREEQEKEEAEREKQEEERKREEEEKRKQEEAAKRAEEEEARKEEAARQREEEAKEEAARRAGEEAARRAKEEAEREKQEEAEEEVRKREAKERAEEQTREREKQEEAAARRAEEEARQREAKEREEQQSREAAQEEETRWAEEEEARKEGEAMQREAKKREEAARQQEHHEGGGGGGWGDHLGKEWGRRILKT; encoded by the exons ATGTtaagtatcatatatatatatgcacaagtTCACAAGGTCATGGGTCAAAGCAACTTATCCACACACATGAAGAG ATCCACAGTAGAGTATAATTTGTCATCCTCAGCTCGCACTAGAAGCCGAAAGATAGAAGGGAAAAGGAAAGTGTCAAACAAAGAAA CATTGATCGTGTCATTGAGTGCAGTGAAAgaggcggaggaggaggaggagaggcAGGCGGGATGCCCAACCCCGTGGCCGTACTTGGTGAAGAAAGGAGAAAGAAAGACGACGGTTAAGACGGAGAACGGGGAGGTTTCCACCGTGAGAATCAGCGACGGGATAGCCAACGGCTGGTATCACATCGAGTTCATCACGTTGGAGCCAAACTCCGTCTTCCTCCCTGTTCTTCTGCAATCAGACATGGTGTTCTATGTCCACACAG GAAGTGGGTGGATTAGTTGGACGGATGACGATAAAACAAAGAAAGTTGAATTGAGAGGAGGAGATATCTACAGGCTGCGCCCTGGGACTCTGTTCTATATAGAAAGCAGCTTAGAGATGGAGCGCCAGAAACTAAGAATCAATGCCCTCTTCGCCAATGCAGAAACTGATTTGCAT GAACCTGCAGCAACTGGGCCGTACACCAGTATACGCAATCTGATTCTTGGCTTTGACAGGACTGTCCTGGAAGCAGCATTTGGC ATTTCTGGGGAGCCTATTGAAGAACTGGTGAGCAGTCCAGATCCTGGAGCGATAGTTCATGGATTTTCAAATGAGAAGAAGACTACAGTGGTGGTGTTTGAATTCATGAAAGCCATTTTCGGTAGCAGTAACATATTCCAGAGCCAAAGCAACAAGAAGAAGACGAAAACGTACAATGTTTTCTCCCACGATCCGGATTTCGAGAACTGCAACGGGTGGAGCACGGTAGTATCCAAGAAACAGCTGTCTGCGTTGAAGGACCTTGACGTTAGCGTTTTCATGGTTAACTTAGCCAAG GGTTCGATGATGGGGCCACATTGGAACCCGAGGGCTACGGAGTTAGGAATTTGCTTGGACGGGCCAGGAATCGTGAGGGTGGTTTGTTCCAGCACTGCAAAGCAAACAGGCTGCAAAAACATGATCTTTTACGTGGAGGAAGGTGACGTGTTTGCAGTGCCGAGGTTTCATCCCATGGCGCAGATGGCTTTCAACAATCACTCGTTTGTTTTCATGGGATTCAGCACATCGGCGAAGAAGAACCATCCTCAGTACCTGGCTGGCAAAGCGTCTGCGTTACGGACATTGCCCAGAGATGTTGTAGCAGTTTCCTTTGGTGCTTCAAACGAGACAATGGATCTGGTTTTGGATAAGCAGCATGAGGCAATAATTCTGGACTGTACATCTTGTGCCGAGGAAGAATTTAGGATACTGACAGAGGAAATTGAGAAGGCAAAAGAGGAAGctaggaagaagaaagaagaggaagaaagaaagagggaggaagaggagaagaGAGCAGAAGAGGAAGAAGCTAAGAAAGAAGAGGCGGCTAGGGAGAAAGAGGCAAAGGAAAGAGAAGAGCAAGAAAAGGAGGAAGCAGAGAGGGAAAAACAAGAGgaggaaagaaagagagaggaagaggagaagagaaaaCAAGAGGAGGCGGCAAAAAGAGCAGAAGAGGAAGAAGCTAGGAAAGAAGAGGCAGCAAGGCAACGAGAAGAGGAGGCAAAGGAGGAAGCTGCAAGAAGAGCAGGAGAGGAGGCGGCTAGAAGAGCGAAAGAGGAAGCGGAGAGGGAAAAACAGGAGGAGGCGGAAGAGGAAGTGAGAAAACGAGAGGCAAAGGAGAGAGCAGAAGAACAAACGAGGGAGAGGGAAAAACAAGAAGAGGCAGCTGCAAGAAGAGCGGAGGAGGAAGCAAGGCAAAGAGAGGCAAAGGAGCGAGAAGAGCAACAAAGCCGTGAGGCAGCCCAGGAGGAAGAGACAAGATgggcagaagaagaagaagctaggAAAGAAGGGGAAGCAATGCAAAGAGAGGCAAAGAAGAGAGAAGAGGCAGCAAGGCAACAGGAACACCACGAAGGAGGTGGAGGCGGTGGCTGGGGAGACCATCTAGGCAAAGAATGGGGAAGAAGAATCTTGAAAACTTGA
- the LOC115999196 gene encoding probable protein phosphatase 2C 80 — translation MPSALLSSLNSSFTFGVQKAVSAKQIGRYKLTQALPIRSNYLGSCRGKSFAIGVLQHSSAILGDSTSRFSGYSTYLCNPRIMAASGSTAAPGDFTLGGLISSSGNVSSFANPASIHFGDRSCRNCWKTSMSVQHREVKTAPIVHCYFIFDITGRSSNSSLVTRRGLKSYSTSSSSPPYSEGSSHDEHLSSLAIPVETKTLDNRSLMLVSGSCYLPHPAKVETGGEDAHFICADEQAVGVADGVGGWADVGINAGEYARELMYYSMDAILHEPKDSIDPARVLEKAHSKTKAKGSSTACIIALNSQGLHAINLGDSGFIIVRDGCTIFESPVQQHGFNFTYQLESGSRADLPSSGQVFTIAVSSGDVIVAGTDGLFDNLYKDEVAGVVRDAVNSGCNPEATAQKIAALARQRALDRKRQTPFADAAQEAGYQYYGGKLDDLTVVVSFVT, via the exons CTCTTCATTCACTTTTGGCGTTCAAAAGGCTGTGAGTGCAAAACAAATTGGGAGATATAAACTAACTCAAGCTCTGCCTATAAGAAGTAATTATCTTGGGAGTTGCAGAGGCAAGAGCTTTGCCATTGGGGTGCTCCAGCATTCCAGTGCTATTCTAGGAGACTCAACTAGCCGCTTTTCTGGATATTCAACTTATCTTTGTAATCCGAGAATTATGGCTGCTTCTGGTTCTACAGCTGCACCAGGGGATTTCACGTTGGGTGGCTTAATCTCGAGCAGTGGGAATGTCTCAAGCTTTGCAAACCCTGCCAGTATCCATTTTGGTGATAGAAGTTGTAGGAATTGTTGGAAGACCAGCATGAGTGTGCAGCATAGGGAAGTGAAAACGGCTCCTATAGTTCATTGTTATTTCATATTTGACATCACAGGAAGGTCTTCCAACTCAAGTCTGGTAACCAGACGAGGGTTGAAAAGCTATTCTACATCCTCCTCGTCGCCTCCTTATTCTGAAGGATCATCACATGATGAGCACCTTTCAAGTCTCGCAATTCCAGTAGAAAC GAAGACTCTAGATAATAGATCACTTATGCTAGTTTCTGGATCATGCTACCTTCCTCATCCGGCTAAAGTGGAAACTGGTGGAGAGGATGCTCATTTTATTTGTGCAGACGAGCAAGCAGTCGGTGTAGCAGATGGAGTGGGTGGATGGGCAGATGTTGGCATTAATGCAGGAGAATATGCTCGCGAACTTATGTATTATTCAATGGATGCTATTCTTCATGAACCCAAAGATTCCATTGATCCTGCTCGCGTGCTAGAGAAAGCACActcaaaaacaaaagcaaagggCTCCTCAACAGCCTGCATCATAGCCTTGAATAGCCAG GGTCTTCACGCCATCAATCTTGGAGACAGTGGATTTATAATTGTTAGGGACGGGTGCACCATCTTTGAGAGTCCGGTTCAGCAGCATGGTTTCAATTTTACTTATCAACTTGAAAGTGGCAGTAGGGCTGATCTACCAAGTTCTGGTCAG GTTTTCACTATTGCTGTTTCATCGGGAGATGTTATTGTTGCGGGAACTGATGGATTGTTTGACAACTTGTATAAAGATGAAGTAGCTGGTGTTGTTCGCGATGCAGTAAACTCTGGGTGCAACCCGGAGGCCACTGCTCAGAAAATAGCAGCTTTAGCACGGCAAAGAGCTCTGGATAGGAAACGACAAACTCCATTTGCTGATGCAGCACAAGAAGCTGGGTATCAATATTATGGTGGTAAACTAGACGACCTTACAGTTGTCGTCTCTTTTGTTACTTAG
- the LOC115999195 gene encoding vicilin-like seed storage protein At2g18540 isoform X2: MVFYVHTGSGWISWTDDDKTKKVELRGGDIYRLRPGTLFYIESSLEMERQKLRINALFANAETDLHEPAATGPYTSIRNLILGFDRTVLEAAFGISGEPIEELVSSPDPGAIVHGFSNEKKTTVVVFEFMKAIFGSSNIFQSQSNKKKTKTYNVFSHDPDFENCNGWSTVVSKKQLSALKDLDVSVFMVNLAKGSMMGPHWNPRATELGICLDGPGIVRVVCSSTAKQTGCKNMIFYVEEGDVFAVPRFHPMAQMAFNNHSFVFMGFSTSAKKNHPQYLAGKASALRTLPRDVVAVSFGASNETMDLVLDKQHEAIILDCTSCAEEEFRILTEEIEKAKEEARKKKEEEERKREEEEKRAEEEEAKKEEAAREKEAKEREEQEKEEAEREKQEEERKREEEEKRKQEEAAKRAEEEEARKEEAARQREEEAKEEAARRAGEEAARRAKEEAEREKQEEAEEEVRKREAKERAEEQTREREKQEEAAARRAEEEARQREAKEREEQQSREAAQEEETRWAEEEEARKEGEAMQREAKKREEAARQQEHHEGGGGGGWGDHLGKEWGRRILKT, translated from the exons ATGGTGTTCTATGTCCACACAG GAAGTGGGTGGATTAGTTGGACGGATGACGATAAAACAAAGAAAGTTGAATTGAGAGGAGGAGATATCTACAGGCTGCGCCCTGGGACTCTGTTCTATATAGAAAGCAGCTTAGAGATGGAGCGCCAGAAACTAAGAATCAATGCCCTCTTCGCCAATGCAGAAACTGATTTGCAT GAACCTGCAGCAACTGGGCCGTACACCAGTATACGCAATCTGATTCTTGGCTTTGACAGGACTGTCCTGGAAGCAGCATTTGGC ATTTCTGGGGAGCCTATTGAAGAACTGGTGAGCAGTCCAGATCCTGGAGCGATAGTTCATGGATTTTCAAATGAGAAGAAGACTACAGTGGTGGTGTTTGAATTCATGAAAGCCATTTTCGGTAGCAGTAACATATTCCAGAGCCAAAGCAACAAGAAGAAGACGAAAACGTACAATGTTTTCTCCCACGATCCGGATTTCGAGAACTGCAACGGGTGGAGCACGGTAGTATCCAAGAAACAGCTGTCTGCGTTGAAGGACCTTGACGTTAGCGTTTTCATGGTTAACTTAGCCAAG GGTTCGATGATGGGGCCACATTGGAACCCGAGGGCTACGGAGTTAGGAATTTGCTTGGACGGGCCAGGAATCGTGAGGGTGGTTTGTTCCAGCACTGCAAAGCAAACAGGCTGCAAAAACATGATCTTTTACGTGGAGGAAGGTGACGTGTTTGCAGTGCCGAGGTTTCATCCCATGGCGCAGATGGCTTTCAACAATCACTCGTTTGTTTTCATGGGATTCAGCACATCGGCGAAGAAGAACCATCCTCAGTACCTGGCTGGCAAAGCGTCTGCGTTACGGACATTGCCCAGAGATGTTGTAGCAGTTTCCTTTGGTGCTTCAAACGAGACAATGGATCTGGTTTTGGATAAGCAGCATGAGGCAATAATTCTGGACTGTACATCTTGTGCCGAGGAAGAATTTAGGATACTGACAGAGGAAATTGAGAAGGCAAAAGAGGAAGctaggaagaagaaagaagaggaagaaagaaagagggaggaagaggagaagaGAGCAGAAGAGGAAGAAGCTAAGAAAGAAGAGGCGGCTAGGGAGAAAGAGGCAAAGGAAAGAGAAGAGCAAGAAAAGGAGGAAGCAGAGAGGGAAAAACAAGAGgaggaaagaaagagagaggaagaggagaagagaaaaCAAGAGGAGGCGGCAAAAAGAGCAGAAGAGGAAGAAGCTAGGAAAGAAGAGGCAGCAAGGCAACGAGAAGAGGAGGCAAAGGAGGAAGCTGCAAGAAGAGCAGGAGAGGAGGCGGCTAGAAGAGCGAAAGAGGAAGCGGAGAGGGAAAAACAGGAGGAGGCGGAAGAGGAAGTGAGAAAACGAGAGGCAAAGGAGAGAGCAGAAGAACAAACGAGGGAGAGGGAAAAACAAGAAGAGGCAGCTGCAAGAAGAGCGGAGGAGGAAGCAAGGCAAAGAGAGGCAAAGGAGCGAGAAGAGCAACAAAGCCGTGAGGCAGCCCAGGAGGAAGAGACAAGATgggcagaagaagaagaagctaggAAAGAAGGGGAAGCAATGCAAAGAGAGGCAAAGAAGAGAGAAGAGGCAGCAAGGCAACAGGAACACCACGAAGGAGGTGGAGGCGGTGGCTGGGGAGACCATCTAGGCAAAGAATGGGGAAGAAGAATCTTGAAAACTTGA